A single region of the Gracilibacillus caseinilyticus genome encodes:
- a CDS encoding sugar phosphate isomerase/epimerase family protein, producing the protein MTDQSLMSRLSLNQITTEQWTLEEAVQGCVRNEVPWISVWRHKIAEIGLENSKKMIQDAGLQVSSICRGGMFPAATAKERAERIDDNKRAVEEAAELGTDTLVLVCGPSADKDILTAREQVAEGIDQLVPFAKEHGVKLAIEPLHPMFAADRSVINTMDQATTIAEKYATDEVGVVVDVYHVWWDPNLYAEIERAKGRILGFHVSDWKVPMDDMFKGRFMMGDGVIEINKMRKAVEAAGYHGPIEVEIINQSLWDRDGDDVLKEVKQSFAKHV; encoded by the coding sequence ATGACAGATCAATCATTAATGAGTCGTCTTAGTCTCAATCAAATAACGACTGAGCAGTGGACGTTAGAAGAAGCGGTGCAGGGCTGTGTCAGAAATGAAGTGCCATGGATTTCGGTGTGGCGTCATAAAATTGCAGAAATAGGTTTAGAGAATTCGAAAAAAATGATACAAGATGCTGGCTTGCAGGTGTCCAGTATTTGTCGTGGCGGAATGTTCCCAGCAGCTACTGCTAAGGAACGTGCAGAACGAATTGATGACAATAAACGTGCCGTGGAAGAAGCTGCAGAGCTGGGAACGGACACATTAGTATTAGTGTGTGGACCAAGTGCTGATAAAGATATTCTAACAGCGAGAGAACAAGTGGCAGAAGGAATTGATCAGCTTGTTCCCTTTGCTAAAGAACACGGTGTAAAGCTAGCGATCGAACCGCTTCATCCAATGTTTGCAGCAGACAGATCGGTCATTAATACGATGGATCAGGCAACTACCATTGCTGAAAAATATGCAACAGATGAAGTCGGTGTTGTAGTTGACGTCTATCATGTCTGGTGGGACCCGAATCTTTATGCGGAAATTGAGAGAGCAAAAGGAAGAATTCTAGGCTTCCACGTATCAGACTGGAAAGTGCCAATGGATGATATGTTCAAAGGTCGTTTTATGATGGGTGATGGCGTGATCGAGATTAATAAAATGCGAAAAGCAGTAGAAGCAGCAGGTTATCATGGTCCAATTGAGGTGGAGATTATTAACCAATCTTTATGGGACCGTGATGGGGATGATGTACTGAAAGAGGTCAAACAAAGTTTCGCGAAGCATGTATAG
- a CDS encoding dihydrodipicolinate synthase family protein, producing MTKLILPNKDRNLYTYEASAYTPFDIPKDKPFEKRTAFSAAHVVADPLADADPTLNAQIDWDKTMEYRHYLWSLGLSVAEAMDTAQRGMGLSWEGAKELISRSTKEAKAVGGNIASGVGTDHLEPSPSVTLEDVERAYEEQVSFVEGEGGKIILMASRALAACAKGPEDYQRVYNKILQNVSQPVILHWLGDMFDPALKGYWGHEDLDEAMEVCLQIIRDNESKVDGIKISLLDDQKEIQMRRLLPDSVRMYTGDDFNYPELIKGDEKGYSHALLGIFDAIAPAAAAALHALDAGDIQKYDQLLEKTVPLSRHIFQSPTFSYKTGVVFMAYLNGHQDHFRMIGGKESARSIVHLSDLFVMADEAGLLRDPALAAERMRLALELAGVKQEGSR from the coding sequence ATGACGAAGTTAATTTTGCCAAACAAAGATCGAAACTTATATACGTATGAAGCAAGTGCTTATACACCTTTTGACATACCGAAGGATAAACCGTTTGAAAAGAGAACCGCATTTTCAGCTGCCCATGTGGTAGCTGATCCATTGGCGGATGCAGATCCAACGTTAAATGCCCAAATTGATTGGGATAAAACAATGGAATACCGCCACTATTTATGGTCCCTTGGTTTATCGGTAGCAGAGGCAATGGATACGGCGCAACGTGGTATGGGTCTGAGCTGGGAAGGAGCAAAAGAGTTAATTTCCCGCTCTACGAAAGAGGCGAAAGCTGTAGGAGGCAATATTGCTAGTGGTGTTGGAACGGATCATTTAGAACCTTCTCCATCTGTCACCTTAGAAGATGTCGAGAGAGCGTATGAAGAACAGGTATCATTTGTGGAAGGTGAAGGCGGTAAAATTATTTTAATGGCGAGCCGTGCACTTGCTGCTTGTGCAAAAGGACCAGAGGATTACCAACGCGTCTATAATAAAATCTTGCAAAACGTATCACAGCCTGTCATTTTGCATTGGCTAGGTGATATGTTTGATCCCGCACTGAAAGGCTATTGGGGACATGAAGATTTAGATGAGGCAATGGAGGTCTGCTTACAGATTATCCGTGATAATGAATCAAAAGTGGATGGTATCAAGATTTCACTATTAGATGATCAAAAAGAAATACAAATGCGAAGATTACTACCTGATAGCGTTCGAATGTATACAGGTGATGACTTTAATTATCCTGAATTGATTAAAGGTGATGAAAAAGGATACAGTCACGCCTTGTTAGGTATTTTTGACGCAATTGCTCCAGCTGCTGCGGCAGCATTGCATGCATTAGACGCTGGCGACATTCAGAAATATGATCAGTTATTGGAAAAAACAGTGCCATTATCCCGACATATTTTCCAATCACCGACGTTCTCCTATAAGACAGGCGTCGTCTTTATGGCTTATCTAAATGGACATCAGGACCACTTCCGTATGATTGGTGGAAAAGAAAGTGCTCGTTCCATCGTGCATTTATCTGATCTGTTTGTAATGGCAGATGAAGCGGGACTGTTACGTGACCCAGCTTTGGCAGCGGAAAGAATGCGTCTTGCTCTTGAACTAGCAGGTGTGAAACAGGAGGGGTCTCGATGA
- a CDS encoding Gfo/Idh/MocA family protein has translation MAQHKIGIIMNGVTGRMGTNQHLIRSIKAIREQGGVLLKNEDTLMPDPILVGRNEKKLKALAEEHGIERYSTDLEAALADDYNEIYFDSQTTVRRAESIKQAIAAGKHIYCEKPTATNLEGSVELARLAREAGVKNGVVQDKLFLPGLLKLKRLIDSGFFGEMLSVRMEFGYWVFEGDWQEAQRPSWNYRKEDGGGIIVDMFAHWRYVIDNLFGNVKSVSCLGATHIPKRVDENGETYTATADDAAYGTFELDNGVIVQANSSWAVRVNRDDLLTIQVDGTEGSAVAGLRDCKVQHRVNTPKPTWNPDIDNPFDFQDQWQEVPANDVFDNGFKVQWEMFLKHVFAGEPFPWDLLEGAKGTQLSDLGLKSWEERRWVDVPEIKL, from the coding sequence ATGGCACAACATAAAATTGGAATTATTATGAATGGGGTTACCGGAAGAATGGGAACGAACCAGCACTTGATTCGTTCTATTAAAGCGATTAGAGAGCAAGGCGGTGTCCTGCTTAAAAATGAAGATACATTGATGCCTGATCCGATTCTTGTCGGTCGAAATGAGAAGAAATTGAAAGCGTTGGCAGAAGAGCATGGAATTGAACGGTATTCGACTGATCTTGAAGCAGCATTAGCCGACGATTACAACGAAATCTATTTTGATTCTCAAACTACTGTAAGAAGAGCTGAATCTATTAAACAAGCAATTGCTGCTGGTAAACATATTTATTGTGAGAAGCCAACTGCAACTAATTTAGAAGGGTCTGTAGAATTAGCCAGATTAGCAAGAGAAGCTGGCGTGAAAAACGGTGTAGTACAGGATAAATTATTCTTACCAGGTCTTCTGAAACTAAAACGCTTAATTGATTCTGGATTCTTTGGAGAAATGCTTTCTGTCCGAATGGAATTTGGTTATTGGGTATTTGAAGGGGACTGGCAAGAAGCACAGCGTCCATCCTGGAACTATCGTAAAGAAGATGGTGGCGGTATCATTGTGGATATGTTCGCGCACTGGCGCTATGTGATCGATAACCTGTTTGGAAATGTAAAATCTGTTTCCTGTTTAGGAGCAACACACATCCCGAAACGTGTCGATGAAAATGGTGAAACGTACACCGCGACTGCAGATGATGCAGCATATGGTACATTTGAATTGGATAATGGCGTGATCGTTCAAGCTAACTCTTCATGGGCTGTTCGTGTAAATCGTGATGACTTATTAACGATTCAAGTAGATGGTACAGAAGGAAGTGCGGTAGCAGGCCTGCGTGATTGTAAGGTACAGCACCGTGTCAACACACCGAAACCAACATGGAATCCAGATATTGATAATCCATTTGACTTCCAGGATCAATGGCAGGAAGTACCGGCTAATGATGTTTTCGATAACGGTTTTAAAGTGCAGTGGGAAATGTTCTTGAAGCATGTGTTTGCAGGCGAACCTTTCCCTTGGGATTTATTAGAAGGGGCGAAAGGAACACAGCTGTCTGATCTTGGTTTGAAATCATGGGAAGAAAGACGTTGGGTAGACGTACCGGAAATTAAATTGTAA
- a CDS encoding AraC family transcriptional regulator: protein MLKDVRMEPYGIQLYESKHTGGDRIEEHHHQVYQLIYALEGTGKVILDGKEFQFEQDHLSFITPLTSHAIMSDHKLTVLVLAFDERVINRNNRDLFKKTLHESKFIGLNPFNSSEIRQLLRTMLYEQANSSLHQETALLTFLSHLLLLIARGEHHSETADANTLRSERLKEYIDSHYFDWIHAEDLAARLGMSTRHMNTIFKETYQITPIQYLTEVRIGLAKKMLAETDKDIASICFEVGFESISTFYRTFKNSTDISPHKYRTKQRHMEQLPETND, encoded by the coding sequence ATGTTAAAAGATGTCAGAATGGAACCATACGGAATACAGTTATACGAGAGTAAGCATACAGGTGGAGACAGAATTGAAGAGCATCATCATCAGGTGTACCAGTTGATTTATGCGCTCGAAGGAACGGGAAAAGTCATACTAGACGGGAAGGAATTTCAATTCGAGCAAGATCACTTAAGTTTTATTACGCCGTTAACCTCACACGCGATTATGTCCGATCATAAATTAACGGTTCTTGTTTTGGCTTTTGATGAGCGTGTTATCAATCGCAATAATCGTGACTTGTTCAAAAAAACGTTGCATGAGTCGAAATTTATCGGGTTAAACCCATTTAACAGTAGTGAGATCCGTCAATTATTAAGAACGATGCTGTATGAACAGGCTAATTCGAGCTTGCATCAAGAAACGGCGTTGCTTACATTTCTCTCTCATTTGCTGCTGCTGATTGCACGCGGTGAACACCATTCTGAAACAGCAGATGCTAATACATTACGTTCCGAACGGCTGAAAGAATATATTGACAGCCATTATTTTGACTGGATTCATGCCGAAGATTTGGCAGCGAGACTAGGCATGAGTACTAGACATATGAATACTATTTTCAAAGAAACCTATCAAATCACCCCTATACAGTATTTAACGGAAGTCCGGATCGGTCTGGCCAAAAAAATGCTGGCGGAGACCGATAAAGACATCGCCTCGATCTGTTTCGAGGTAGGCTTTGAATCGATTTCTACTTTTTATCGAACGTTCAAAAACAGTACCGATATCTCGCCACATAAATATCGGACGAAACAACGTCATATGGAACAATTGCCAGAGACAAATGACTAA
- a CDS encoding Gfo/Idh/MocA family protein, with protein sequence MMNQKISVVLVGIGGYGNVYLRNLFSGEFESAFVAGVVDVSPERSNYYQEIIDKKIPIYDSLEQFYQEHQADLAIISTPIHLHKQQACLAMEKGSHVLCEKPATANPAHLQEMIDTRDRTGKRMAIGFNWSFIESVQNLKQAILDGDFGKPLRMKSLVLWPRNADYFNRSSWAGKKYSPDGEMIFDSVANNATAHFLHHLLYLAGDTIETSAEIEQLSAELYRANPIETFDTCAVHLYTKNNVEMIYLATHAVEEEHEPKYQMEFENATITYHPEESDNEIIVKWHDGSEKIYHDDPEKKHNAKLGVMLEAIQNEQQSILCGPEAARAHVNAIYGMHQSVKDIPSFPKNVMEYHEDRKLTTVENLDSILTQCYNQFCLPNDLGVEWSQTGEIIKF encoded by the coding sequence ATGATGAATCAAAAAATTTCTGTCGTATTAGTTGGTATAGGGGGATATGGGAATGTATATTTACGCAACTTATTTAGCGGAGAATTTGAAAGCGCATTCGTTGCGGGTGTTGTCGATGTAAGTCCTGAGCGCTCCAATTACTATCAGGAAATTATCGATAAGAAAATACCAATCTATGATTCTTTGGAGCAATTCTATCAAGAGCATCAAGCAGACTTAGCTATCATTTCTACTCCAATCCATTTACATAAACAGCAAGCTTGTTTAGCAATGGAAAAAGGCAGCCATGTTCTTTGTGAAAAACCAGCAACCGCAAATCCAGCACATTTGCAAGAAATGATTGATACGAGAGACCGCACAGGCAAAAGAATGGCTATTGGCTTTAACTGGTCCTTCATTGAGTCCGTGCAAAATTTAAAACAAGCCATTTTGGACGGGGACTTCGGTAAACCGTTACGTATGAAAAGTTTAGTATTATGGCCAAGAAATGCGGATTATTTTAACCGATCAAGCTGGGCGGGCAAAAAGTACAGTCCAGATGGAGAGATGATTTTTGACAGTGTGGCTAATAATGCAACCGCCCATTTCCTTCATCACCTCCTCTACTTAGCAGGTGATACCATCGAGACAAGCGCAGAGATCGAGCAATTATCAGCAGAGTTATATCGTGCTAATCCGATCGAAACATTCGATACATGTGCAGTCCATCTTTATACGAAAAATAATGTGGAAATGATTTATTTAGCAACACATGCTGTCGAAGAAGAACATGAACCAAAATATCAAATGGAGTTTGAAAACGCGACGATTACGTATCATCCTGAAGAGAGTGACAACGAAATAATTGTAAAATGGCATGATGGCAGCGAAAAAATTTACCATGATGATCCTGAAAAGAAACATAATGCAAAACTGGGAGTTATGCTAGAAGCAATACAAAACGAGCAGCAAAGTATTTTATGTGGTCCAGAAGCAGCCCGCGCTCATGTTAACGCGATTTATGGCATGCATCAATCCGTGAAAGACATCCCTTCTTTCCCGAAAAATGTAATGGAGTATCACGAAGATCGCAAATTAACAACCGTCGAAAATTTAGATAGCATTCTAACCCAATGCTATAACCAATTCTGCTTACCAAATGACCTTGGCGTGGAATGGAGTCAGACAGGTGAGATTATCAAATTTTAA
- the dhaM gene encoding dihydroxyacetone kinase phosphoryl donor subunit DhaM, which translates to MADKVGLVIISHSKKIGEGVYDLISQVISDVPIAIAAGTEDEEIGTNMELISKAIEDADHGKGVILLYDLGSAKMNAEMAIEFSERENIQLANHVPLVEGAYVAAVEANMGYSIEKIRKSLTKLELEDM; encoded by the coding sequence ATGGCGGATAAAGTAGGACTTGTCATCATTTCTCATAGTAAGAAGATAGGTGAAGGTGTCTACGACTTGATCAGTCAAGTCATCTCAGATGTTCCCATTGCTATTGCTGCTGGAACAGAGGATGAAGAAATTGGCACAAATATGGAGTTGATCAGCAAGGCCATTGAAGATGCAGATCATGGGAAAGGTGTTATCCTTCTCTATGATTTAGGCAGTGCAAAAATGAATGCAGAAATGGCTATTGAATTTTCCGAACGTGAAAATATCCAACTCGCCAACCATGTACCGTTAGTAGAAGGTGCATATGTTGCAGCAGTAGAGGCGAATATGGGCTATTCTATAGAAAAAATTAGGAAGAGCTTAACCAAGCTTGAGTTAGAAGATATGTAA
- the dhaL gene encoding dihydroxyacetone kinase subunit DhaL, whose protein sequence is MILTVEKTIQWMREIHKRMEANKEQLTALDQAIGDGDHGINMARGFGEVVAKIDGTEYESVADVLKSAAMTLTAKIGGASGPLYGTAFLKMATALQGQEVDQQNLKSAIDQALEGIKMRGNAELGEKTLYDVWYQVADFLGTEKVEDWQEMLEVCQATIEDTRELKATKGRASYLNERSRGHVDPGSMSSYYIFEALATVIEMED, encoded by the coding sequence ATGATTTTGACGGTCGAAAAGACGATACAATGGATGAGAGAAATTCATAAAAGAATGGAAGCGAACAAAGAACAATTGACAGCCTTAGACCAGGCTATTGGTGATGGAGATCATGGTATTAACATGGCAAGGGGCTTTGGTGAAGTGGTGGCAAAAATTGATGGTACAGAATATGAATCAGTGGCAGATGTATTAAAATCTGCTGCGATGACGCTAACAGCTAAAATTGGCGGTGCTTCCGGACCTCTTTATGGAACGGCTTTTTTGAAAATGGCGACAGCATTACAAGGACAAGAGGTTGATCAGCAAAATCTTAAATCTGCAATAGACCAGGCACTGGAAGGAATAAAAATGCGTGGTAATGCCGAACTCGGTGAAAAAACATTATATGATGTATGGTATCAGGTAGCTGATTTTCTAGGAACTGAAAAAGTAGAAGATTGGCAGGAAATGCTCGAGGTCTGCCAGGCGACGATTGAAGATACACGAGAACTGAAAGCAACAAAAGGCAGGGCTTCTTATCTGAATGAGCGTTCACGTGGGCATGTAGATCCCGGTTCTATGTCATCTTATTATATTTTTGAAGCACTGGCAACTGTAATCGAAATGGAGGACTAA
- the dhaK gene encoding dihydroxyacetone kinase subunit DhaK, protein MKKVLNHTDAVVEEMLDGFVKAHSDSLKRLPDTSVVIRNDAPVTGKVGIVSGGGSGHEPAHAGYVGKGMLDAAVAGEVFTSPTPDQVLEAIKAVDSGEGVLLIIKNYTGDVMNFDMAAELAEAEGITVEKVIVNDDVSVEDSTFTSGRRGIAGTVFVHKVAGAIAETKAPLQEVKAAAENVIKQVRSMGVALSPCTVPASGKPSFTLEEDEMEIGIGIHGEPGIERVPLQSADRIADTLLGKILADHEYDNSEVAVMINGMGATPEMELYIVYRQVANLLKEKGITIYANWVGEYMTALEMAGFSITLLKLDHQIKSALSATTDAQAFK, encoded by the coding sequence TTGAAAAAAGTGTTAAACCATACCGATGCAGTAGTAGAAGAAATGCTTGATGGATTTGTGAAAGCACATAGTGATTCCTTGAAACGATTACCGGATACAAGCGTTGTGATAAGGAACGACGCACCAGTCACCGGAAAAGTTGGAATTGTCAGTGGGGGTGGCAGTGGACATGAGCCAGCCCATGCAGGTTATGTAGGTAAGGGTATGCTGGATGCGGCCGTTGCAGGAGAAGTATTTACATCGCCGACGCCAGATCAAGTATTAGAGGCAATCAAGGCTGTTGATAGTGGTGAAGGTGTCTTGCTCATCATTAAAAACTATACAGGAGATGTGATGAACTTCGACATGGCAGCAGAATTGGCAGAGGCAGAAGGAATTACGGTGGAAAAAGTAATCGTGAATGATGATGTATCCGTAGAGGACAGTACGTTTACCTCTGGTAGACGAGGAATTGCCGGAACTGTTTTTGTTCATAAAGTAGCCGGTGCAATCGCAGAAACAAAAGCACCATTACAGGAAGTGAAAGCAGCTGCAGAAAATGTGATTAAACAGGTACGCTCTATGGGTGTCGCGTTATCTCCTTGTACCGTACCTGCCTCAGGGAAACCAAGCTTTACATTGGAAGAAGATGAAATGGAGATAGGTATTGGTATCCATGGCGAACCGGGTATAGAACGCGTGCCACTCCAGTCAGCCGATCGTATTGCTGATACACTTTTGGGAAAAATTCTAGCAGATCATGAGTACGATAATAGTGAAGTTGCTGTAATGATCAATGGAATGGGCGCTACACCCGAGATGGAGCTCTATATCGTGTATCGCCAGGTTGCTAATTTACTAAAGGAAAAGGGAATAACGATTTACGCAAACTGGGTCGGTGAGTACATGACAGCTTTAGAAATGGCTGGATTTTCTATTACGCTTTTAAAACTAGACCATCAGATTAAATCTGCATTATCAGCAACCACAGATGCACAGGCTTTTAAATAA
- a CDS encoding glycerol-3-phosphate dehydrogenase/oxidase, producing MTFSSKQRTEMFQEMKKDQLDMVVIGGGITGAGIALDAVMRGLKVAVVEMQDFAAGTSSRSTKLVHGGLRYLKQFEVKMVAEVGKEREIVYENGPHVTVPEWMMLPFYDQGTFGPFSTNIGLRVYDFLAGVKKSERRKMLNSQEAIKREPLLKENGLKGAGYYVEYRTDDARLTMEVMKKAVEKGALSINYAKVTELLYEHGKLTGVEVTDQLSGDTHELDAKYIVNAAGPWVDTIREKDQSKKGKTLQLTKGIHLVFDHSRFPLEQAIYFDTPDGRMVFAIPRDGKAYVGTTDTVYEGNIAHPTMTEADRDYVLNAIDFMFPDLKITADDVESSWSGLRPLIHEEGKDPSEISRKDEIFESDSGLISIAGGKLTGYRKMAEHVVNVIHDKMVEAERKVFYPSDTKKLPISGGDVGGSKGFKQFKEEQIPKGVELGMTTEEAEMLVQRYGSNVEAVFDYYQQATKNEAELAPLTSAMLSYSLEHEAACKPVDFFIRRTGALFFDINWVKQEKDAVIKEMEQQLAWTAIQTEEYTKELDQLLYEAVHPKTS from the coding sequence ATGACCTTTTCGAGTAAACAACGAACAGAAATGTTCCAGGAAATGAAAAAAGATCAGTTGGACATGGTTGTTATCGGTGGAGGTATCACTGGTGCAGGAATTGCATTGGACGCAGTTATGCGTGGTCTAAAAGTGGCTGTAGTAGAAATGCAGGATTTTGCGGCAGGTACTTCGAGCCGATCCACGAAGTTAGTACACGGTGGATTACGTTATTTAAAACAATTTGAAGTGAAAATGGTAGCAGAAGTTGGGAAAGAACGTGAAATAGTATACGAAAATGGACCACATGTTACGGTTCCAGAATGGATGATGTTGCCGTTTTATGATCAGGGTACATTTGGTCCATTTTCCACCAATATTGGCTTGCGTGTTTATGACTTTCTCGCAGGCGTAAAGAAATCAGAACGTCGTAAAATGTTAAACAGCCAGGAAGCGATCAAACGTGAACCGCTTTTGAAAGAAAATGGTTTAAAAGGTGCAGGATATTATGTAGAGTATCGCACAGATGATGCTCGTTTAACAATGGAAGTTATGAAAAAAGCGGTGGAAAAAGGTGCGCTCTCCATCAATTATGCCAAAGTCACCGAATTACTTTATGAACACGGCAAGCTCACTGGCGTGGAAGTAACGGATCAATTGTCAGGTGACACACATGAACTCGATGCTAAATATATCGTGAATGCCGCTGGGCCGTGGGTAGATACGATTCGTGAGAAAGATCAGTCTAAGAAGGGCAAAACATTGCAATTAACAAAAGGGATTCACCTTGTATTCGATCATTCTCGTTTTCCTTTAGAACAAGCGATCTATTTCGATACACCAGATGGCCGTATGGTATTTGCTATTCCGCGTGATGGTAAAGCATATGTTGGTACAACAGATACGGTTTATGAGGGTAATATTGCGCATCCTACGATGACGGAAGCAGATCGTGATTATGTGTTAAATGCGATTGACTTTATGTTCCCTGACTTGAAGATAACGGCTGATGATGTCGAATCAAGCTGGTCTGGTTTACGTCCATTGATTCATGAAGAGGGCAAGGACCCGTCTGAGATTTCACGTAAAGATGAGATTTTCGAATCAGATTCGGGGCTTATTTCAATTGCAGGTGGTAAGTTGACAGGCTATCGAAAAATGGCTGAACATGTTGTCAATGTTATCCATGATAAAATGGTAGAAGCAGAACGAAAAGTATTTTATCCAAGTGATACGAAGAAATTGCCGATCTCTGGCGGAGATGTTGGAGGTTCTAAAGGATTCAAACAATTTAAGGAAGAGCAAATTCCGAAAGGTGTAGAACTTGGCATGACGACGGAAGAAGCGGAAATGCTTGTTCAACGTTATGGATCTAACGTTGAGGCAGTATTCGATTATTATCAGCAAGCAACGAAAAATGAGGCTGAGCTGGCACCGTTGACAAGTGCTATGCTTTCCTACAGTTTAGAACACGAAGCAGCATGTAAACCGGTAGACTTTTTCATTCGCAGAACAGGTGCGTTGTTCTTCGATATTAATTGGGTAAAACAAGAAAAAGATGCTGTAATAAAAGAAATGGAACAGCAGCTAGCATGGACAGCAATACAGACAGAAGAATATACGAAGGAATTAGATCAACTGCTCTATGAAGCCGTGCATCCAAAAACGTCGTGA
- the glpK gene encoding glycerol kinase GlpK yields MEKYILSIDQGTTSSRAIIFNQKGEIVEVGQREFEQFFQKSGWVEHDANEIWTSVLACISEALRKADIEASQIAGIGITNQRETTVVWDKNTGKPIYKAVVWQSRQTEGICRELREAGYQDTFRQKTGLLIDAYFSGTKVKWILDNVEGAREKADNGDLLFGTIDTWLIYKLTGGNEHVTDYSNASRTLMYNIYDLKWDDELLDILGVPKSMLPEVKSSSEVYGETVDYHFFGQNVPIAGAAGDQQAALFGQAIFEKGMVKNTYGTGCFMLMHTGEEPVRSNNGLLTTLACGVDGKVEYALEGSIFVAGSAVQWLRDGLRMFHSSKDSEKYATRVESAEGVYMVPAFVGLGTPYWDSDARGAAFGLTRGTKKEHFIRATLESIAYQTKDVLRAMIDDSDLDVKSLRVDGGAVANDFLMQFQSDILDVPVERPEVIETTALGAAYLAGLAVEYWDDREAIKTQWDVDKRFEPNMENEDREKLYAGWKKAVEATRLFK; encoded by the coding sequence ATGGAGAAATATATTTTATCGATTGATCAGGGAACAACTAGTTCGAGAGCGATTATTTTTAATCAAAAAGGAGAAATTGTAGAGGTAGGGCAACGAGAATTCGAACAATTTTTTCAGAAATCTGGCTGGGTAGAGCACGATGCCAATGAAATCTGGACTTCTGTTTTGGCATGTATTTCTGAAGCGTTGAGAAAGGCAGATATTGAAGCATCGCAAATCGCTGGAATTGGTATTACCAATCAACGAGAAACGACGGTCGTCTGGGATAAGAATACAGGTAAGCCTATCTATAAAGCAGTTGTGTGGCAATCTCGCCAAACGGAAGGTATTTGTCGTGAACTCAGAGAGGCTGGTTATCAGGATACCTTTCGTCAAAAAACTGGATTATTAATAGATGCTTATTTTTCTGGAACGAAGGTGAAATGGATACTAGACAACGTAGAGGGAGCAAGAGAAAAAGCGGACAATGGGGACTTGTTGTTCGGAACGATTGACACTTGGTTAATTTATAAATTAACGGGCGGTAATGAGCATGTAACGGATTATTCCAATGCATCACGTACGTTAATGTATAACATATACGACCTTAAATGGGATGATGAATTACTGGATATTCTCGGTGTACCTAAGAGCATGCTTCCAGAAGTGAAATCTTCTTCAGAAGTATATGGAGAAACAGTAGACTATCATTTCTTCGGTCAAAACGTGCCGATAGCTGGCGCAGCTGGTGATCAGCAGGCAGCCTTGTTCGGTCAGGCCATCTTTGAAAAAGGTATGGTAAAAAATACTTATGGAACTGGGTGTTTTATGCTGATGCATACCGGTGAAGAGCCGGTTCGCTCTAACAATGGATTATTAACCACTTTAGCATGTGGAGTAGATGGTAAGGTCGAATATGCTCTTGAAGGTAGCATTTTTGTTGCCGGATCTGCTGTGCAATGGTTGCGTGATGGATTAAGAATGTTTCATTCATCGAAAGACTCCGAAAAATATGCAACGCGAGTGGAATCAGCAGAAGGTGTATATATGGTACCAGCCTTCGTTGGACTGGGAACACCGTACTGGGACAGTGATGCGCGTGGAGCAGCATTTGGATTAACACGTGGGACGAAGAAAGAACATTTCATCCGCGCGACATTAGAATCAATTGCCTATCAGACGAAGGACGTACTCAGAGCCATGATCGATGATTCTGATCTAGACGTGAAATCGTTACGTGTGGATGGTGGCGCAGTTGCCAATGATTTCCTTATGCAATTTCAAAGTGACATATTGGATGTTCCTGTTGAAAGACCAGAAGTGATTGAAACGACTGCTCTAGGTGCAGCCTATTTAGCAGGACTTGCAGTTGAATATTGGGATGACAGGGAAGCAATTAAGACGCAATGGGACGTTGATAAACGTTTCGAGCCAAATATGGAGAATGAAGATAGAGAAAAATTATATGCTGGTTGGAAAAAAGCAGTAGAAGCAACAAGGCTTTTTAAATAA